CCTCCGGCTCTGATGTCCGTTTACCTCGGTACTCAGTTAGAAGAAATCTTTGAACAGATCAAAAATGGCTCAGTAACCGAATCCAAACGCAAAGGAGTCATGGATCTCGGTTTGGATGTTATCCCCCCTCTAACTAAAGACGCAGGAGATAGAAACCGTACCTCACCCTTTGCTTTTACGGGTAATCGCTTCGAGTTTCGCGCCGTTGGCTCTAGTCAGTCTGTTTCTGGTCCTCTAGTAGCTCTCAACACCATACTTGCCGATTCTCTCGATTGGGTCGCTAATCGCCTCGAATCAGAGTTAGCTAAGGGATTAGAGCTCAATGGCGCTATCTTGACCGTGCTCAAAGAAATCATGGAAGACCACGGCGCGGTTATTTTTGGCGGTAATGGCTATTCTCCCGAATGGCATAAAATGGCCCAAGAGCGAGGTCTGATTAACTTGCCCACCACGGCTGACGCTTTACCCGTTCTCAAACAAGAGTATATTGAAGACTTATTTACTAAAACGGGAGTACTTTCACCCGTTGAACTCGAAAGCCGTTTTGAAGTCTACGCAGAACAGTATATCCAATCTATTGAGGTAGAGACAAAACTGATGGTACACATGGCAAAAACTATGATTTACCCAGCAGCGATTGAGTATTTGTCCCAACTGTCCTCTACTATCTCAGATCTAGCTGATTTGGGCATTGACTTTGAGAAGGAAACTGTCAGTAAAGTTGCGGCTTTAGGGAATTCCATCTTTGAATCGGTGAAAGAGTTAAGCGAAGCGATCGCTAAACACGATTTTGCTACCACCGAAGAACATATGAATTATTGTGCTTATCATCTCATGCCTTTGATGTCTCAGCTACGCCAATACGTAGATACCCTCGAAAGCGAGGTAGCAGATTGTTTGTGGCCTTTACCTACCTATCAGGAGATGTTGTTTATTAAGTAAATAAGCTCGCGTACCTTTAAGATAGGATAGTCCCTAAAAATCGTCGCAGTAGTAAAATTATGAGCAAAATCTACTCCTTTATGATCGGGATTATCCTTCTGGGTTTGTTGGTCTTGCCCGTTTACGCCGTAGATTACAATAAAGTAACTCTGATCGGTCATGATTTTTCGGGTCAAGATTTGACTGATGCTAGCTTTGATCTGGCTAGTTTGAGAGAAAGCAACTTTAGTCACGCTAATTTAACTGGAGTACGCTTTTTTTCCGCTAATTTAGAATCTGTCAATTTCGAAGGTGCTAATCTTACTAACGCTACTCTTGATTCAGCTCGTTTGAATGATGCTAATCTTAAAAACGCTATTCTTATAGGCGCTTTCGTCAGTAACGCTAAAGTTCAAGGGGTCAACATCGAAGGGGCTGATTTTACTGATGCATTGATTCTCCCCTACGAACAAAAACTTTTATGTAAAGTCGCTCAGGGAACTAATCCCGTCACTGGGCGCGACACCCGTGAGACTCTATTTTGTCCTTAAACTTCTTCTCCTGGTGTTGTTCCAGGAGATTTGAAGCTAACTTTTTTTAACTAGATGGGCTTCTAAAAACCAGAGACGCTTGTCGATCGCACGAGAGATTTCTGTATACAAATCAGCCGTGTCCGCATCTGTGAGCTCATTGGTTTGTTCAATAGCACTTCTAACATGAGCACCATAAGCCGCAAAGCGATCGCTTAGAGCAGTTACGTGTTCTTCTCCCTCTACAATATCTGAGGGATACTCGGGTAAAATGGAGTTTTTCGCCGCGATACGCGCTGTTCCTAGAGCAGTTCCCCCTAAAGCTGTGATTCTCTCTGCTACCATATCTACAAATTCCTCTAATTCTCCTGCCATTTCATCGAATAACTCGTGGAGAGAATAGAAACTCATACCTTTTACGTTCCAGTGAGCTTGTTTAGTCTGAGTTTTTAAATCTAGAGTGCTCGCTAAGGTTTGACTCAAGATTTTAACTACAGCAGTACGAATATCTGCAGCAATATCTATACGAGTTGGATAAAAATCTAGGGAAGCGTTGGGTTTAGGTGTTACTGAAGTCATAGTTGTTTCTCCTAACTGTCTATAGTTTAACTTAATCAGTAAGTATCGACTCAAATCCAAGAAAACGCACTTTAGGATCCGAAAGATGGGTGTATTGACCAGCTAAAAACTCGATTTGTTGTATTTGTCCCATCGCTTTACTACAGGGGAATCCATAAGCGGCTTTAACGCGATCACTCGCAATAGTTAAAGAGGTTCGACATTTCTGAACAAACTCTTCTAGATTGTAATCTTCTCCAGGTTCAAAATATTTTTTCACTACTAACGAGGGAGAATAACATATTTGTTGAGACCCATCGGGCCATTCAATTTTAAAGTTAATTTCCGGCATATTGTAAAAGTTGTCGATATAAATTCAAGTGCATTTGTGCTGATTTTGCCCAAGAATACCGCGCAAGAAAAGAATAACTAACAGTAATTGTATCATTACCTAAAATATCTAGCATAGCTTGGGCGATCGCTTCTAAAAGTACCAATCCCCAACCCTCTTTAACCGAAGGAAAAACAAAAGGATCAGCACAACGATAAAGAACGGAAATATCAGAATCCGAGATCACTCCCGGTAAAATCAAAGACTCACCGATAATTACTCCAGACGTTTGAGCAATAGCCAAAAACTCATTATTCCTACCTCCTAAATGTTAAGAAACGTATGCGTTTGTCCTGTTGCCGGGAGAAACAATTGCGACTGATGGTAAAGTGCAGATGGATTATCTCAAGATTGAAGAGGCGATCGCTGTTCTCAAGGGTCAATACGCAGTCGGTACATTATGGCGAGGAGAGTTTCATGACCGTTACAAATAGCCAGTCGGGCACGAACGTGTATGAAGTTTCTGACGGGATTTATCGCATCAATACGCCAGTTGTGATCGCAGGTGGAGGTGGGTTTTCCTTTAACCAGTACCTCATTGTGGACGATGAACCATTGTTGTTCCACACCGGACCTCGCAAAATGTTTGCTCTCGTACGGGAAGCCGTCGCGAGCATACTACCGGTCGAACGGCTTCGTTACATTGCCTTTTCCCATGTGGAGGCGGACGAGTGCGGCTCACTCAACGACTGGCTTGCCGTCGCTCCGCAATCCATTCCTCTGTGCGGGACAGTCGCGGCCCTGGTTTCCATCGAGGATCTCGCTGATCGGAGCCCTCGCGCCCTCGCAGACGGTGAGGCACTTTCTCTGGGCACACACCGTGTGCGGTGGTTCGATACCCCGCATCTGCCGCACGCATGGGAATGCGGCTTTCTGACAGAGGAACTAAGCCGAACATTGCTATGCGGTGATCTGTTTACGCAGGGCGGCAGCGATCTTCCGTCCATCACAGAATCTGACATTCTTGGACCCAGTGAAGCCTTCCGGCACGAAATGGATTACTTCTCACACACGACGAACGCTCGTGTGATGCTTGAGCGGTTGGCCGCCACTGAACCAACCACGCTTGCATGTATGCATGGCAGTGCCTGGCGCGGTGATGGGGCGAAACTGCTGCTCGCTCTCGCTGATGCACTGTCTGCATAATGTATGCTCCATTTGCCAAAGGAGTTGATTTAAAATTTCCAGATAATCTTAGTTTTATCCTGTAAATATTACTATACTTCAAGATTTTGTTACAAAATTAGGATCTTCCGTACTTGTGGTGATAAGCAAAACTTATCGGTTATAGGGAACACCAGAACAGTCAAGAAAATGTTATTTTAAATACAATTTACCCCATAATGCTAAGAGAGCCGATCAAGCTTAACTCTGAGAGAGACGTTGAACGATCGCACCGCCTAATAAAGCGTCGGCTTGGGCGAGAATCTGAGGTATTTTCTCAGCTTGAGGACTCTGGGAGAGACAATCCCTGAGATCTAATTCTTGGATATTTTCAGCTTTAGCCCCGGGAAACCAATGACTACCATTACCGAGCAGATTGTAGCGCATTGTAGCATAATCTACCATATCGTAGGCGATCGCCAGGTTATACAACCATAAAATCACAGGAATATTGACCTGATTGGGTGTAGCTTCAAGTTGGGGTAAACCGATGTGCCAAGTTTGATACCAATCTTCCCCCAGACGTGCGATCGCTTCTGCTTCCAGACGTTCTCTGATTGGTTTAAGTATGTAGGGCGCCTCTTCTAATAGGGACAAAGTTTTTAGATGTTCGTCGAAATCCGTGGGTTTAGATGCACCTACGCTTAGGGTGTGTACTTCTTGATGAGACAGACAGAATAAATCGTTAAATACCATCGGGCTGACAGGTTGACATAAATCTACCAGTCTTTGGGGCGGTTGGTAGAGTTTTCCACCCTTATCAGAAGGACTGATGATAAATACACCCATATCGTAGGTTTTAGCGGTGGTAATCGCTTCCCAATTGTTCTGATTAAAATAGTACCAATGCAAATTTACATAATCAAATTGATTGGTTTGAATCGTTTTGATGATAATATCTTGAGGACCGTGAGTAGAAAAGCCGATAAAACGGACTTTCCCCTGGGCTTGCAGTTTTTTCGCTTCGTCAAGACAACCACCAGGGCGAATACTCTGTTCTAATAATTCCTCGTTGTTGATACCGTGTAGAGAAAATAAATCTACATAATCAAGTCTAAGAAAATGTAAAGACTGCTCGAAATTGCGTCTAAATTCTCGGGAATCTGATTTTGGTG
This genomic window from Gloeocapsa sp. PCC 73106 contains:
- a CDS encoding pentapeptide repeat-containing protein — translated: MSKIYSFMIGIILLGLLVLPVYAVDYNKVTLIGHDFSGQDLTDASFDLASLRESNFSHANLTGVRFFSANLESVNFEGANLTNATLDSARLNDANLKNAILIGAFVSNAKVQGVNIEGADFTDALILPYEQKLLCKVAQGTNPVTGRDTRETLFCP
- the dps gene encoding DNA starvation/stationary phase protection protein Dps — translated: MTSVTPKPNASLDFYPTRIDIAADIRTAVVKILSQTLASTLDLKTQTKQAHWNVKGMSFYSLHELFDEMAGELEEFVDMVAERITALGGTALGTARIAAKNSILPEYPSDIVEGEEHVTALSDRFAAYGAHVRSAIEQTNELTDADTADLYTEISRAIDKRLWFLEAHLVKKS
- a CDS encoding MSMEG_0570 family nitrogen starvation response protein; the protein is MPEINFKIEWPDGSQQICYSPSLVVKKYFEPGEDYNLEEFVQKCRTSLTIASDRVKAAYGFPCSKAMGQIQQIEFLAGQYTHLSDPKVRFLGFESILTD
- a CDS encoding glycosyltransferase — translated: MAIAQTSGVIIGESLILPGVISDSDISVLYRCADPFVFPSVKEGWGLVLLEAIAQAMLDILGNDTITVSYSFLARYSWAKSAQMHLNLYRQLLQYAGN
- a CDS encoding aldo/keto reductase; this translates as MLYRRFGRTELQMPVFSCGGMRYQYKWQDVAENEIPQDNQRNLVETIYRAFELGINHIETARGYGTSEMQLGKVLPQLPREKLIVQTKASPKSDSREFRRNFEQSLHFLRLDYVDLFSLHGINNEELLEQSIRPGGCLDEAKKLQAQGKVRFIGFSTHGPQDIIIKTIQTNQFDYVNLHWYYFNQNNWEAITTAKTYDMGVFIISPSDKGGKLYQPPQRLVDLCQPVSPMVFNDLFCLSHQEVHTLSVGASKPTDFDEHLKTLSLLEEAPYILKPIRERLEAEAIARLGEDWYQTWHIGLPQLEATPNQVNIPVILWLYNLAIAYDMVDYATMRYNLLGNGSHWFPGAKAENIQELDLRDCLSQSPQAEKIPQILAQADALLGGAIVQRLSQS